The Acanthopagrus latus isolate v.2019 chromosome 1, fAcaLat1.1, whole genome shotgun sequence genomic interval AGAGGACGGGACGTATATGACAGCTTGGCCCGGATAACGGTGCTAGGGTGATGAGCGAGAGCGTGTCACTGGAAACGGGCATGCGCACTTCGTGTGGATGGGAGCATGATCGGTGCATTCACGTGCCAGTGACAGTCGTAAGAAATAAAACCAAGTTGATTTTCTGAGACATTCCCGAGGTTTTAAATTAATAACCTTTGCTACTGAAATGTCCTGAACATGTATCCCACCAGTAAAACTGTAAGTTCTATACTTGTTATCGAGCATAATTTTGTTGTGGTGAAATGGtgtctgttttaaaaacatatgCACGACGCACAAGACAAAATGGCAGTTTCCCAAATGACTTCGAAAATACATCCACTCAAAATTATTTTAGCCACAGGATCTGCATCTTGTAAGTGTCCCAACAAgagcaacaacataaaaaaacaacatgcgCACTCGTAATTCAGAATCCTCTCAAAATACTGGTACTCGGTGTGACTATTTACTAATAGGAAATGCCAAAAGTACGATCTTAGGAGGAGTACCTTAATGCATCTGAAGCGCAcccttacaaaataaaagcttttttaaaataaactgtgaCAAAAATGGCCCACTGGCACAGTGCAAATGAAGATTTTGTTCATAATAGGTACATATACCtattaatgattaataacattaatattatGACTCGTTTATATTAACTTGAAATAagtcaataacaaaaaaaaacaaacaaaaaaaaagactcatctTTAACACTTCCGGTGTAGAGTTCAGAAAATATTGACGGTGACCACATGCCTGTTGGAGTAGTGGCGCCGCAATTCTGAATTACAAGTATTAAAACCTTTCAAACTGCAACCACTCCAAAGCCCGAACAATGAAGGACACACCGCTGGCGAACTGTGAGCGGGACTTTTTGCTCAAAGCCATCGAAGAGAAAAAGGTGAGCTGGTTTCTGAGCATGGTGTCCAACCTCTGTGCTAAACGAACCACAGGTATCGACTAAAAGGGAAACTTAAGTGTTAGTATATGGACAGCTGCTGCTAACTTATTCTAAATATTGCATAATAAAGGATATTTCTCATCCAGTAACCGGGAGAAGGACTGTTCCAAAAACACTTGGCGGGCTCCAGTCATTGTAAATGGACGATTAAAAAACTTGGTCCATGGTTTTGTGCCTTGCTGTCCATGCCCGAAGATATGAGttatatgtaaaaaaacaaatattttgtggTGTGCTTGTGAGTTTGACCTGTCGTCCCCCTGCAGCGGCTGGACGGCCGACAGACGTATGACTACAGAAAGATGAAGATCACGTTTGGGACTGACTACGGATGCTGCTTTGTGGAGCTGGGGAAAACCAGGTAAATATATTCCCGTATATCTGTCAAATCGTTGCTTTTTTATACTTAATAACCCCATTAATATGAATCGTCATGCTTTATTGACATCGTTTAGCTTTATGTTTTTCCCTCTGAGGGATCATATATGGTGATTAATCTGAATATGCAGATCTAAGATGTCGTTTTATGTGTGCACCATTCTGTCTGATGAGTTCAAGATGTCTTGTGCATCATTCCACACATATCTATCTTAGAATTTAGCCTGACAATATTTCAATCTTTGAATATGTTGGGAAAGTGAAATGTTATGGTCTTCACACAGCAGTTAGTGAAGACGGACCTTTCGGTGGGTCAGTGGGGCTGAGGAGGCCAACAGCAGGAGAGCCGGGCAGACAAGGCGCTGATGTTGGGCAGAGTCTGAGTCAAACCTGTGAACTGCACAGAGATGAGACATCTtgtaaaaagcttttttgtGATAATGAAACATGAATGTGTTGCACTCTACAGGGTCATGGCCCAGGTGTCGTGTGAGCTGGTGGCTCCTAAAGAGAGTCGACCCAACGAGGGAATCATGTTCTTCAACATCGAGCTGTCACCCATGGCCTCGCCAACGTTTGAACAGGGCAGGTGAGAGAGAACTCTATGTTCATCTGTACCAATACATCCGACAGATAACGTGCAGCGTATTCCCTCTGGTTCATTTCTCATCACATCATGAATTGCTGTTGGGGGACGTGTTGGAGCAGGACTGCGTCTGAGATGTCTTACATTTAGTCAAACTGCCTGTGCAGTGAGTGTAAATCATCCGTGGGGTTTCCTTGTTCTCCAGGCAGTCTGAGTTGTCAGTGAAGCTAAACAGACAGCTGGAGAGATGCTTGAGGAATTCCAAGTGCATTGATACCGAGTCCCTGTGTGTGGTGTCTGGAGAAAAGGTAgagaacatacacacacacacacacacacacacacacacacacacacacacacacacacacacaagaaaaaagcGTGgtgacagaatgtgtgtgtgtgtgtgtgtgtgtgtgtgtgtgtgtgtgtgtgtgtgtgtgtctgcgctcaGGTGTGGCAGATCAGAGTGGACGTACACATGTTGAATCATGATGGGAACCTGATGGATGCTGCCAGCATTGCTGCCATCACCGCTCTGTGCCACTTCAGGCGGCCTGATGTCGGCATCCAGGGAGACGAAGTCACCGTGGtgagtcagcagcagacagcaggtggtgttttctgcttcattGAATCTATTGGGAAATGCTCTGAGCACCAGGCTGCTCTGTTGTGCGAGTTTCTGTGATGACACTTGGAGTATATAATGAAGGAACTTTCCTGCTCAACTTATAACTGTATAATGGatatatttcaaacaatacatAAAGTGAGAGAAATACAGACCAAAACTAGAGTGATGTGAACTTTTGGTTCATATTTTCCAACCCCATGTTGTAATtcagtgtttctattttttattcaaGTCTGAACAGTTTCACATTTCCTTTATATGTTATGTTGGTTTgtaatttagtgtttttttgtgctcctTTAGTACAGTCCAGAGGAGAGGGACCCCATTCCTCTGAGCATATACCACATGCCCATCAGTGtcagcttctccttcttccaACAAGGGTGAGGAACCGCATTAACGTGAAGGACAGAATACATTTTATGATAAATACtaaaacattcagatatttATTTGGTGGTAGAGCTGGGTGTTGCCACTGATTTCCTGATTTGATTCCGTTAGGGATGATTCAGTAACCAGTATtacttatataaaaaaaaaaattctctgaGAACTAaagtaatataatataatataatataatataatataatattttcatATTAGGAAGTAAATTCAAGTTTTTAGTCAACAAAAAATCCTACCCTCATTTGACACCTGGTTGGTCTTAAATTCAGATTCTGACACAGGAAAAGACACAAGATTGTGCTTGCGATTTTATGAATCAGTATCAAATGGAGACTGATTTGAATGGGATTGTTCTGGAATTTCACCTCGCTTGACCATTCAGGtgagatgaagaagacagaGCCACCGATGACTTGCGCTGACATGATCACGGAGGAATAAAAAAGAACCGCACGTCTGCTTGCGCCAACGTTCAGATCATATCCACAGCTCAGGAAGCATCCCTCCCATACGTGGTTAACAACAAGGAATGGAAAAGTTACTGCGGAGCTTCTCACCTCTGGTCAACTGAGGGACGGAAAGAAAATGCATAGCAGACGGTATCATAGATTGATCGAAGGCCACCCGACAAGTTTAACACAAATAGTCggctctgttttggtttgttgagCGTCTGTTCTGTAGACAGTCTGCACCGCTTTACAAAGAGCATGAGAGATATAAGCTCTCATAGATCAGTTATCACTGTGCCCTCATCCTTACGTCATCCGGCCTGTAGATTTTTCTCCCACTGCAATAATGGATTCTGTATGTTTTTGACAGGGCTGTACGATCATGGAGGAGGATTTAGTCAGTGGTGCTGTTGAACTTTGATTCACTGAACAGTGCTGTTCTGTTTTCCAGCCTTCTTTCATTAATATAAAtagggtggacaaaataatggaCACCCATGTCACTATAATGCTAAACAATTCTGTTACACCACAAACTGCATCTTCAGAGACTGATCATACTGTTGAATCAGTACCTGTAAAAtggcaaatatagaaacaatcaAGTACTGCatacaatatacaaaaaacaataatgtactacataaaataaaatgctagtagttatgaaataaaatgaaatactgcggtaaataaaattaaagctgaGGTATTGAAGAATAaaggtaagtggaacataagGTGCAAGAGGCAGTTTTCTTTACAGTAATAACGTGCAACCTGTAAAAATAAATTCCCAACAAATTAAACACTATACATATTAGTGTACCTCATAAACTGAgtataaaataaagaacaattTTAAGTAAAGTATGTAACAGACAAATGAAAGCGTGCCAGTCTTTGGATGAACATTATCCTTCCGCCCACCGACTCTTCGTCTCTTCTGTACTCTCTCCGTTCGCTCTGCAGAACCTACCTGCTGGTGGACCCCTGTGAGCGGGAGGAGCGGGTGATGGATGGCCTGCTGATGATCGccatgaacaaacacagagagatcTGCTCCATCCAGTCCAGCGGGGGCATCATGTTGCTGAAAGAGCAGGTGAATGGAGTGTAGATGATGTTGCAAGGGTCTGAAGCCACTGAGATCGAGTATCTCAAAGGAAATGATCACCCGAAGCGCTGTGGAGCTTCACAATCAATTATATCGCTGCTCTCCATAACACCCACAGGTTGAACAGAACCACAActaacaaaataataaacaccATCAGAGTTTATCTGTTGttcactttttgtgtgtgttgttgaagGTTATGAGATGCAGTAAAATAGCCAGCGTCAAAGTGTCTGAAATCACAGAACTCATCAGCAAAGCCCTGGAGAACGACAAGAAAGCAAGGTGAGCACTAACATCACATCACCACACTTTTATATTTATCACTACTTGAGCTCCTGGTTTTGTCTCTATGTTCTATGAACTCCGTGTTTTCACGTTTTCCAGGAAGGCGGGTGGTAGGTGTGGTTTTGCGGAGTCCATGCCTCAAGAGCGAATCACAGCCCTGAAAATGGACGAGACTCCCGTGGAGATGACGGAGGTGACGGACAGAGCCAACGACATCGTTCAGAAAGCCGAGGCCCCGTCTCAGACGTATCCTTTGTGGAGCCTGAATAACAACCACAGCATCATCCACAAGAATGTGTCCTTGcctcttgtctgtctgtcacgtTGCCTTATTTAATCCATTGTGGCTCCTTAACCATACCTACCAGGGTGCCTTCCCCTGTGGTGCCCGTCCCAGGTGTGGGTCAGGTTGGGCAGGGGCCTCAGAACACCTGGGgactggaagaggaggacgaagaggaagagagtgacAACAGTGGTGAAGACGAGGaagtaaaagaaacaaagatggaaGTGGGGCAGCATGAAAAAGAGGAGAGCAAACAAGGTtaatattatttctttttttcaatattaaaagaaatgttcacccaaagatgaaaatccagtcattgtCTACTCGAATCGATGCAAAAGACGAGAAACAGATTCAGATGTTATGTAATCTCAGGTTATCCTTAGTCCTTCAgtatttttttactgtaaattcaAAAGCATAAATTGGGAAATGGTTTGGATTCACAGAGGATGTGGTCGAGATATCagacagtgaagaagaggaagtggtCATACTTCATCCAGAGACACCAGACAAAGCTCCCAAGTAGGTGCACCAGCAGTACTTGTATGTACAGGAAATTCTGTTCAACAAAAAGGAAATTTTTGCCCTTTACACAAAGGTAAAGATCAGAGTTAAAGATGGTGATTTAcgctttcatctttttttttgtcctgtcagGCATACAGGACCCAGTTCCCATCAGAAGGGGGCAGCAGCatcaaagaaaaagcagaagaaatgaATGCAGGATCCACTAGAGGTCCCTGCTGTCACAGACATCTGCAGCTGTGCGCCTACATGACTGAGAGTTTGGACTGAAGAGAGGTGACAGGACAGAGACGCTTACAAGTTTTGGATTTACACTCTGTGAACATGAAGTTTACTCCTGTTAAACTGTTTGGaatcatttgtattcatttaaaagcagaCTGCACCTACAGATGTACAGAGAACGAATTGTAACATAGCTTTTCTAACAGTGAAAGAATGTAAAAGTGATGggtgtgacaaaataaaatattctcaACCACCGTTGGATATTTAGCggacatttgaacatttcagtTTGCACGGTGGTATAAATTTGTAAGTAAAAATGTGATCTGTGGTGGTGAGAGTGAatcttaaataaaaagaaaatatgtaaatgtttgtgtttgtaagtTTTATATTTGAATCCAAAGAATCACAGAATGTATTGAAAATACGTACGGAGGGACTACTATTTCTCTATAAGTTGTGGCCATGATGCCAGAAAGGTTTCTTGAATTTCAAATAGTCCTGTTAAAACTTATGAAATATACAATAATCCAATGTAGCTTCTGTCACTCAGTAAAACATGTAGAGGATTAATGATCTCTGAAACGTATTCACACACGTAGAGCGAGTAAAAGATAGGTTCCACCGAGATTTGAACTCGGATCGCTGGATTCAGAGTCCAGAGTGCTAACCATTACACCATGGAACCACCGTTGATCCTGAGGAAGATTGTTCAGTTTATGAAATGTGGAGTAATCGGATTGAGTCGGGACACATAATAATGATATgggctattttttatttatgataaTTACCTACTAAAACTGGTATACCTCAATGACAGAGAtagcacacattttttttcaaacagtaGTTGTTTTTGCTATATTGATTAAATTACTAACGTCAGTTATCATGTAGTATATTGTATGAATGTGCTGAATTGCATCGAACGTGGGTTTGTATTGACAACGAAAGTGTCCGATACAATGACGGTAGAGATGTACATAAAAGTGCAATTGGCCCGTACGGGGATCGAACCCGCGACCTTGGCGTTATTAGCACCACGCTctaaccaactgagctaaccggCCATGGAAACGTATAGCTCGGTTACTGGAGAAATACCGACAGTGACACTATTTACTGTTAAAGACTATTTactgtcaaaaataaaagccactGCCATGACAGGATACAATAGCAAAGCACAATGAGATAACACTTCTCTGACCTCAAATAGTGCTCCTGCAGTCTCTCACTACTGTCTCAAGTTCACATGTCTaaggctgttttctttttgggttttgattgCATTTACTTTAAATTTGTTTTGGAATATGGTACTTATGTACATCTAAGGCTCAACATCAACTGAAATAATTAAAGCCATAAAGTGGCTTCTGCTTTATAACCTGTCTAATACCATGATTATATTGAACTCATGCCAAATCAAATAACTACACACTGTATTCCGTCCGGGACTGTGTAAAAGTGCAACACTGTTCACAGAAGACTTCTAATCCCTCTGACTGGGGGTTACTGCACAGCACACCAGTAAATCCCTGACAAAAATCTTTCAAATATTTTCTACATGAATCCACTTCATAGATAGGACATACACACCCAACCAGACAATGACTGACTGAAAAGGACTGAAAAGAATAAATGACGCACCGCAGTAAgaatttcaaaaacacacactggtatTCAAGTTGTCATACCTTCTGATGCATTACATTCACATACACTGATACACAGGCTTTGATTCTATACAGCTGTATTTTTtatgataatgtttttaatttcttttatatttttaatctgGTCTTAATCACTGGTGACTGGTGTCATACATGTGTTTTAGTCAAATTAGTTTTCAGTTCTTTGTAGATGCTACGCAATAAATAACAGCTGCAACACCAGATAACTAGCAAGCAGAGTGCATTATGTATTCATGCAGTGTTTATTGTTATTCTCTTAAATGTGTGAAAGTATACTGCATGCAAAAGGCTGTTCAAGCGTGTCAACTGTTACTGCTCAGGTTGTGCTGTGATCAGAACCAGCTGTGGATCTTCCTTGTGGTCACACAACTGCTGTATTGCCTCTCAAATGCTGTTTAATGAAAGGTCTACTGCTGGTCTGAAGGTGGCTAAGGTTGAACATTCTCAAGTTTTCATGGGAAATGTCCACACTTGGAACCAAAATGGGTCTTGGGTGGACAAAGTCAAATGTGGAAATCTCAATATTTTGCCTACTAaggacacatttctgtgttaatACAACACAggttttgtttatatttcaacaTCTATTAATTTGTAGTTATTCACTGTGGGATGAGACGGGCATATGTTAgagcacacacacgtgcacacacacaagcacacacatgagcacacacaagCCTGCAGGTTTTCTTGTATAGGCGGACTCTTATCAGGTCAGTGCATCGTCAACAAACATCTCAGCTCTACCAGGGCAAGTCATGGTGTGTTAGCATGTGCACAAATATGTTCGTGacagtctgtgtgtggctgtgtgcagAGGAGTGGCATCGCAGTTTTCTAAAGCATGGGCCAGTCTAAGAAAGGTCTCCTGTTTGCTTACTGGTGGAGCAATACACAATTCcaacaaaacaagcagttcAGCCTATAAAGCAAATCCTATCTAATCCTATCTAGATCTCACATGTAAAACACAGAAGTGAAGCTCCTTTGAAACCTGATTACACAAGAAAAATGTGGCACCTGCTTGATTCCCAGAAGTCAGGTGTaccttcatcatcattgtttgtgcatttgttaTTGCGAGGAATCAGGTGTTCACGTTCAGATTTGCCCTCAGAGCAGAACTTGTTATGACAGAGCCACATACTCTTACTAAGCCGCACCTATGCCGTtcacttcacatttttgttaaacCCACTTCAAGCACCCTTGGATGAGCCAGTGTTAACATAAACACATGTCTAACTGCTTTGTAATGCTGTCTTATTCTTTCTCATAAACTTCTGTTTAATCCTGCCTAAACCTCTCTCATCCCCAAGAGTTCAGtagttcatgtgtttttttttgtcttccccTCCTGGTTGGCTGATAAGGTACCGCAGGCACAGCTACTTTCttcacacaggaacacacttaaacgcacacacacgcaggcagcCAAGTCAGTGGAAAAGTACTGGACAGGCAGGGACTGTCACTGCCATCAACAGTCCCACACACAAAGCCACAGTTGCTTACTTAGTATATTAAATTACCTACAGCGATGCCGTGGGAGATCAGAGTCGTTATTTGACCACTCAATGGATAATTTGTGTTGTTACTGGAGCCATGATGGCCACTGCGGTGCATCATTTAAGAGTCATTACAGTGTGCTTCATTGCT includes:
- the exosc9 gene encoding exosome complex component RRP45 encodes the protein MKDTPLANCERDFLLKAIEEKKRLDGRQTYDYRKMKITFGTDYGCCFVELGKTRVMAQVSCELVAPKESRPNEGIMFFNIELSPMASPTFEQGRQSELSVKLNRQLERCLRNSKCIDTESLCVVSGEKVWQIRVDVHMLNHDGNLMDAASIAAITALCHFRRPDVGIQGDEVTVYSPEERDPIPLSIYHMPISVSFSFFQQGTYLLVDPCEREERVMDGLLMIAMNKHREICSIQSSGGIMLLKEQVMRCSKIASVKVSEITELISKALENDKKARKAGGRCGFAESMPQERITALKMDETPVEMTEVTDRANDIVQKAEAPSQTVPSPVVPVPGVGQVGQGPQNTWGLEEEDEEEESDNSGEDEEVKETKMEVGQHEKEESKQEDVVEISDSEEEEVVILHPETPDKAPKHTGPSSHQKGAAASKKKQKK